In Thermodesulfitimonas autotrophica, the following proteins share a genomic window:
- the acsB gene encoding acetyl-CoA decarbonylase/synthase complex subunit alpha/beta — MSKIIATAAIRGAHKIVGRAEESLRQALETYGPDAPVAFPNTGYYLPVIYGMTGMVVEKVGDLVPVLERAKALLPPVPSEKVWLPYLGPALDAGMATLFADEIIEAIKYLGTPPYTMTSKPTDDNLWLGAADDVILRKRGIEFVDGTAPGFAAVVGAAPTNEIAVKIARELQEKNLYVFMSAETDGRSFAEQLAEEGVELGWETRLVPFGKDITATVFSLGFAARAAMSFGGVKPGDFRRVLLYNKNRIFAFVIALGYVDDEKYAQAAGAINFGFPTIADTDIPQILPTGICTYEHVVSNVPHDKIVSRAIEVRGLKITVTKVPVPVAYGPAFEGESVRKGDMHVEFGGQRTPAFELVRMRDAAEVEDGKIEVIGPDVDTVPEGGRLPLGIVVDVYGRKMQEDFEPVLERRIHYFINYAQGVWHMGQRDINWLRISKAAFKQGFRLRHFGDILYAKMKSEFASILDRVQVTIYTDEAKVLEMREEARRIYAHRDERLKALSDDTVDTFYSCTLCQSFAPTHVCVVLPERVGLCGSVSWLDAKASYEINPHGCNQPVPKKDVIDPVKGQWQSCNDFIFQNSRGTIERVNFYTIMEYPLTSCGCFEAIIVMLPECNGFMIVNREHAGMTPCGMTFSTLAGMIGGGVQTPGFMGIGKAYLASKKFIIADGGLARIVWMPKDFKEQMRHVLEERAEELGLGRDFLDKIADETVGVTAEEILPFLEEKGHPALTMDPLL; from the coding sequence TTGTCTAAGATCATTGCGACTGCGGCAATTAGAGGTGCCCACAAGATAGTTGGCCGGGCTGAGGAGTCGTTGCGCCAGGCGCTGGAGACTTACGGGCCGGATGCGCCGGTAGCTTTTCCGAATACCGGGTATTACCTGCCGGTGATCTACGGGATGACCGGGATGGTGGTAGAAAAAGTGGGTGATCTCGTGCCGGTTCTCGAGCGGGCTAAAGCGCTTCTCCCGCCCGTGCCGTCGGAGAAGGTCTGGTTGCCTTACTTAGGTCCGGCGCTGGATGCGGGCATGGCGACCCTGTTCGCCGATGAGATTATCGAGGCGATCAAGTACCTTGGTACGCCCCCTTACACGATGACTTCCAAACCCACGGACGACAACCTCTGGCTGGGGGCGGCGGACGATGTGATCCTTCGGAAACGGGGTATCGAGTTCGTTGACGGCACGGCACCAGGTTTTGCCGCTGTCGTCGGCGCCGCGCCGACAAACGAGATTGCGGTAAAAATTGCCCGCGAACTCCAGGAGAAGAACCTTTACGTCTTCATGTCGGCGGAGACCGACGGGCGGAGCTTCGCGGAGCAACTTGCGGAAGAAGGTGTGGAGCTTGGTTGGGAAACCCGGCTTGTCCCCTTCGGCAAGGATATTACCGCGACCGTTTTTTCGCTCGGCTTTGCCGCCCGGGCGGCCATGTCTTTCGGTGGGGTGAAGCCCGGCGATTTCCGCCGCGTCTTGCTTTACAACAAGAACCGGATCTTCGCTTTCGTTATCGCGCTCGGTTACGTCGACGACGAGAAATACGCCCAGGCGGCGGGAGCGATCAACTTCGGTTTCCCGACGATCGCCGATACCGATATCCCGCAGATATTACCTACGGGTATTTGCACTTACGAGCACGTGGTTTCCAACGTGCCGCACGATAAGATAGTTAGCCGGGCGATCGAGGTCCGGGGCTTGAAGATCACTGTAACGAAGGTTCCGGTTCCTGTTGCTTACGGTCCGGCTTTCGAGGGTGAATCCGTCCGCAAAGGCGACATGCACGTGGAATTCGGTGGCCAGCGAACACCGGCCTTCGAGCTGGTGCGGATGCGGGATGCGGCAGAAGTGGAGGACGGAAAGATTGAGGTTATCGGGCCAGATGTGGATACGGTGCCCGAGGGCGGCCGGCTGCCGCTCGGGATTGTCGTTGACGTTTACGGCCGGAAGATGCAGGAGGATTTCGAACCGGTACTGGAACGGCGGATCCATTACTTTATTAATTATGCCCAGGGTGTTTGGCACATGGGCCAGCGCGACATTAACTGGCTCCGTATCTCCAAAGCGGCCTTCAAACAGGGCTTCCGGCTGCGCCACTTTGGGGATATTCTTTACGCGAAAATGAAGTCGGAGTTCGCCAGCATCCTCGACCGGGTGCAGGTAACCATCTACACTGATGAGGCCAAGGTGCTCGAGATGCGGGAAGAAGCACGGCGGATTTACGCCCACCGGGACGAGCGGTTGAAGGCGCTCAGCGACGATACGGTCGATACCTTTTACTCCTGCACTCTCTGCCAGTCATTTGCGCCCACGCATGTATGTGTAGTCCTGCCGGAGCGGGTGGGGCTCTGCGGTTCGGTAAGCTGGCTCGACGCCAAGGCGTCTTACGAGATCAACCCCCACGGGTGTAACCAGCCCGTGCCTAAAAAGGACGTAATTGACCCGGTAAAGGGGCAGTGGCAGTCTTGTAACGATTTTATTTTCCAGAATTCGCGCGGCACCATCGAGCGGGTCAACTTCTACACGATTATGGAGTACCCGCTCACTTCCTGCGGCTGCTTCGAGGCCATCATCGTGATGCTTCCCGAGTGCAACGGCTTCATGATTGTCAACCGGGAGCACGCGGGGATGACGCCTTGCGGCATGACCTTCTCCACGCTGGCCGGCATGATCGGCGGCGGGGTGCAGACGCCGGGGTTCATGGGCATTGGCAAGGCCTACCTGGCTTCGAAAAAGTTTATTATTGCCGATGGGGGCTTGGCACGCATTGTCTGGATGCCGAAGGACTTTAAAGAGCAGATGCGTCACGTGCTGGAGGAACGGGCGGAAGAATTAGGACTCGGCCGCGACTTTCTCGATAAGATTGCCGACGAAACGGTTGGCGTCACGGCGGAGGAAATTCTCCCCTTCCTTGAAGAAAAGGGGCACCCGGCGCTGACGATGGATCCGTTGCTGTAG
- the cooS gene encoding anaerobic carbon-monoxide dehydrogenase catalytic subunit — protein sequence MKLKAVNEKALTNCSASQQMLAKTTREGVETAFHRALKKKPCPYGVGGTCCRICYMGPCRVSDNAPGAATGVCGATAETISARNFGRMIAAGAAAHSDHAREVALTFLAAARGEAPGFEIRDEEKLRAVAAELGIEAAGKNKNRLAEEVGLKLLAEFGQQEGELHFIRRAPAKRQEVWQRLGVVPRGIDREIVEMMHRTSVGVDQEYVHLMLHGMRTSLADGWGGSMIATELQDILFGTPVPIRAKVNLGVLKADQVNIIVHGHEPLLPELMVAAAKDEELLLAARGVGANGINIAGICCTANEILMRKGVPVAGSVLQQELAIATGAVDAMVVDVQCVMQGLGTVARCYHTELFTTSSRAQIPGAIHLEFNHENGFEVAREIIRRAIANFPKRRAVEIPTEEVDLVAGFSHETINYMLGGRFRASYRPLNDNIINGRIRGVAAVVGCSNPRVRFGDLHTTIVRELIANNVLVLVTGCAAINCAKEGLLIPEAAELAGSGLREVCEAVGMPPVLHCGSCVDNSRLLVAGTAIVKEGGLGEDLSEVPVCGCAPEWMSEKAICIGQYFVTSGVTVGFGVAFPSTGSEKFSDYLFGGIKEHVGATWFFEPDPMAMARQIITILDEKRKALGIDVARERVLYDMEMRRKLEVV from the coding sequence ATGAAGCTTAAGGCCGTGAACGAGAAAGCACTTACTAATTGCTCTGCCAGCCAGCAAATGCTCGCCAAGACCACCCGGGAAGGGGTGGAAACGGCGTTTCACCGCGCGCTTAAGAAAAAGCCGTGTCCTTACGGGGTTGGCGGCACCTGCTGCCGCATCTGTTATATGGGGCCTTGCCGGGTGAGTGATAATGCTCCGGGTGCGGCTACCGGCGTCTGCGGTGCCACTGCGGAGACAATTTCGGCGCGGAATTTCGGGCGGATGATCGCTGCAGGGGCGGCCGCGCACAGCGACCACGCGCGGGAGGTGGCCCTGACGTTCCTGGCGGCGGCCCGTGGGGAGGCGCCTGGTTTTGAGATCCGGGACGAGGAAAAGTTACGGGCCGTCGCGGCAGAATTGGGGATTGAGGCGGCAGGTAAAAACAAGAACCGGCTTGCCGAGGAGGTTGGTTTGAAGCTGCTGGCAGAGTTTGGCCAGCAGGAAGGGGAACTACACTTTATTCGCCGGGCGCCGGCAAAGCGTCAGGAGGTGTGGCAGCGCCTGGGTGTTGTACCCCGGGGCATCGACCGCGAAATCGTGGAGATGATGCACCGGACTTCGGTCGGGGTGGATCAGGAATACGTGCACCTGATGCTGCACGGGATGCGGACTTCACTGGCTGACGGCTGGGGCGGTTCCATGATCGCTACGGAGTTGCAGGATATCCTTTTCGGGACGCCGGTGCCGATCCGGGCCAAGGTGAACCTGGGGGTGCTGAAAGCCGACCAGGTGAATATTATCGTCCACGGTCATGAGCCGCTGTTACCCGAGCTCATGGTGGCGGCGGCCAAAGATGAAGAGTTGTTGCTTGCGGCACGCGGGGTTGGTGCCAACGGCATCAATATCGCGGGCATTTGTTGCACCGCAAACGAGATTTTGATGCGCAAAGGGGTTCCGGTGGCCGGGAGCGTGCTGCAGCAGGAGCTGGCGATCGCCACCGGGGCGGTTGACGCGATGGTGGTCGACGTTCAGTGTGTGATGCAGGGGCTCGGTACGGTAGCCCGTTGCTACCATACGGAGCTCTTTACCACCTCTTCCCGGGCACAGATTCCGGGGGCGATTCACCTTGAATTTAACCACGAAAACGGCTTTGAAGTAGCGCGGGAAATAATCCGGCGGGCTATCGCCAACTTCCCCAAGCGCCGGGCGGTGGAAATTCCTACCGAAGAGGTAGATCTCGTCGCCGGTTTCAGCCACGAGACGATCAATTATATGCTTGGCGGGCGCTTCCGCGCTTCGTACCGGCCACTTAACGACAATATCATTAACGGTCGCATTCGCGGTGTGGCCGCAGTTGTTGGCTGTTCCAACCCGCGGGTGCGTTTTGGTGACCTTCATACAACCATTGTTCGGGAATTGATCGCCAATAACGTCCTCGTTCTGGTTACCGGATGCGCGGCGATCAACTGCGCGAAGGAGGGGCTCTTGATCCCGGAAGCGGCGGAACTTGCGGGCTCCGGCTTGCGAGAGGTTTGCGAAGCGGTGGGGATGCCGCCGGTGCTCCACTGCGGTTCGTGTGTTGATAATAGCCGGCTCCTGGTGGCGGGCACGGCGATTGTGAAGGAAGGCGGTTTAGGTGAGGATCTCTCTGAGGTTCCGGTCTGTGGTTGTGCCCCCGAATGGATGAGCGAAAAGGCGATCTGTATCGGCCAGTACTTCGTCACGAGCGGGGTGACGGTTGGCTTCGGGGTAGCCTTCCCATCGACGGGGAGCGAAAAGTTTTCTGACTACCTTTTTGGTGGGATCAAAGAGCATGTCGGCGCTACCTGGTTTTTCGAACCCGATCCGATGGCGATGGCGCGGCAGATCATTACTATTCTAGATGAAAAGCGGAAGGCCCTCGGTATCGACGTCGCGAGGGAGCGGGTGCTCTACGATATGGAGATGAGGAGGAAGCTCGAAGTTGTCTAA
- a CDS encoding molybdopterin-dependent oxidoreductase produces the protein MADSVTLTIDGREVSVPEGTTILQAAAAAGIAIPHLCYCPGLKGTGACRLCVVEIENVRGLVVSCMRKVSPGMVVRTSTEQIREARRFVLELLFSRHPGLCLSCEKSGACKLQQYAYELGIEHPSFPVRDPGYPVDEDNPFIIRNYNLCILCGRCVRVCRTQGSDILDFMRRGIETKVATPLEKPLLEAGCDFCGSCVGVCPTGALIEKQRRGKGREWEFSKVESYCGYCGSACHLYLNLKRDEIVKVSTEAPADYLCVRGRFGYGYLTSEARLTTPLIRRNGELAEADWAEALGLVGARIRELREKHGPDAIGGIVGGTVTNEVAFAFYKFFREGLGTANVDSGVRFTGLAVLQQLGRMVGSPEAYASLADIENAKVILVIGDVWRRVPAVWGQIKRAADNKARIIYLGFYEGRPTRVAKVWLRAFPGTEHLVLQQLAGAVLARLGEERRKIEALPNFGAFTAGLAAAEGRPTGVSPEEIATAAEIWAETGQKGVVVLAVDGVTEDTAYAAWNLNLLTGRTAKALFLGHSLLNAHGVWRMGALAAKNSAIEERGLTTAAMLAAGSPLRGLYVLGEDPVASFPGCGMVRDRLARLEFLVVQDLFLTETARMADVVLPLATHIETGGTVWNVEGKLRQGKQVLPAKIPLPVQVFAELASKIALDSGYDFDVQLTGGTAAGADDWKGYSCSTPCPEFLPVTVAVEERQEGELWLVPLASRFGFYDHSRVAHTNLRYLSFRDDGIALSPADAGRLQLAEGTRVNITSVYGATTGVVRIDAALMPGVVTMPAFAAQTNVLLAPGVACGPVKVEIRKSQEEA, from the coding sequence GTGGCCGATTCTGTAACCCTAACTATTGATGGCCGGGAAGTTTCGGTTCCTGAGGGGACTACAATTCTGCAAGCCGCGGCGGCAGCCGGAATTGCGATACCGCACCTCTGCTACTGTCCGGGACTAAAAGGAACAGGAGCCTGTCGCCTCTGTGTGGTTGAGATTGAAAATGTCCGGGGGCTTGTGGTTTCCTGTATGCGCAAAGTGAGTCCGGGGATGGTTGTCCGGACCAGTACGGAACAGATCCGCGAGGCCCGTCGGTTTGTCCTGGAACTCTTGTTTTCCCGCCACCCCGGGCTTTGCCTGAGCTGCGAGAAAAGCGGCGCCTGTAAATTGCAGCAGTACGCTTACGAACTCGGCATCGAACACCCTTCCTTCCCGGTGCGCGATCCGGGGTATCCGGTGGATGAGGACAACCCGTTCATCATCCGCAACTACAATCTCTGTATCCTCTGTGGCCGGTGTGTGCGGGTGTGCCGGACGCAGGGGAGCGATATTCTCGACTTCATGCGGCGGGGGATTGAAACCAAGGTGGCCACCCCCCTCGAGAAACCGCTCTTGGAGGCGGGCTGCGACTTCTGCGGCAGCTGCGTGGGGGTTTGTCCCACGGGGGCTTTGATAGAGAAACAGCGGCGCGGCAAGGGGCGCGAGTGGGAATTCAGCAAGGTGGAGAGCTACTGCGGTTATTGCGGCAGCGCCTGTCACCTCTATCTTAACCTTAAGCGAGACGAGATCGTAAAAGTCTCTACGGAGGCGCCGGCGGATTATCTGTGCGTGCGCGGGCGCTTTGGTTACGGTTACTTGACCAGTGAGGCAAGGCTTACTACGCCTCTTATCCGCAGGAATGGTGAACTGGCGGAAGCGGATTGGGCGGAGGCACTCGGTTTAGTTGGGGCGCGCATCCGGGAATTGCGGGAAAAGCACGGACCGGACGCCATCGGCGGTATCGTGGGTGGCACGGTTACGAACGAGGTCGCTTTTGCCTTTTATAAATTTTTCCGCGAGGGACTGGGTACCGCGAATGTTGACAGCGGCGTGCGGTTCACCGGCCTTGCGGTGCTGCAGCAGCTCGGCCGCATGGTTGGCAGCCCCGAAGCCTACGCCTCACTTGCGGATATCGAAAACGCCAAAGTGATTTTAGTGATAGGTGATGTATGGCGCCGGGTTCCGGCAGTGTGGGGCCAAATTAAGCGGGCGGCCGACAATAAAGCCAGGATTATCTATCTTGGGTTTTATGAAGGACGGCCAACCAGGGTGGCCAAGGTCTGGCTCCGGGCATTTCCCGGAACTGAGCACCTGGTTCTGCAACAACTCGCGGGGGCGGTTCTGGCCCGCCTTGGCGAGGAGCGCCGCAAGATCGAGGCCCTGCCAAACTTCGGCGCATTCACTGCGGGATTAGCGGCGGCGGAAGGCAGGCCTACGGGGGTAAGCCCCGAAGAAATAGCCACGGCGGCGGAAATCTGGGCCGAGACGGGACAAAAAGGTGTTGTGGTTTTGGCCGTAGACGGGGTAACTGAAGATACGGCATACGCGGCCTGGAACCTGAACCTCCTGACGGGCAGAACCGCGAAGGCGCTCTTCTTGGGACATTCGCTGCTCAACGCGCACGGTGTCTGGCGGATGGGGGCGCTTGCCGCCAAAAATAGCGCGATAGAGGAGCGGGGGCTGACAACTGCGGCAATGCTTGCCGCGGGTTCACCCCTCCGCGGGCTTTACGTTTTGGGAGAGGACCCCGTGGCGTCTTTTCCCGGGTGCGGGATGGTGCGGGATAGGCTCGCGCGGCTTGAGTTCCTTGTCGTGCAGGATCTTTTTCTGACCGAAACGGCCCGCATGGCGGATGTGGTTTTGCCTCTGGCTACACATATCGAGACCGGCGGGACCGTTTGGAATGTGGAAGGCAAGTTGCGTCAGGGTAAGCAGGTATTGCCGGCGAAAATTCCTCTTCCTGTGCAGGTTTTTGCTGAATTGGCGTCGAAAATAGCGCTTGACTCAGGATACGATTTTGATGTCCAATTAACCGGTGGTACGGCAGCAGGAGCGGATGATTGGAAGGGATATTCTTGCAGTACACCATGCCCGGAATTCCTGCCGGTAACGGTGGCGGTGGAAGAACGGCAGGAAGGAGAGTTATGGCTTGTGCCTCTTGCTTCCCGCTTCGGCTTTTACGACCATTCAAGAGTAGCGCATACTAATCTGCGGTATCTTTCTTTCCGCGACGACGGTATTGCTCTTTCGCCGGCGGATGCCGGGAGGTTGCAACTGGCGGAAGGCACAAGAGTTAACATTACAAGTGTTTACGGCGCGACCACTGGTGTTGTGCGCATTGATGCCGCTCTCATGCCCGGGGTGGTAACCATGCCGGCCTTTGCGGCGCAAACCAATGTGCTTCTAGCCCCCGGGGTTGCATGTGGGCCGGTTAAAGTCGAGATACGGAAATCACAAGAGGAGGCATGA
- a CDS encoding NADH-ubiquinone oxidoreductase-F iron-sulfur binding region domain-containing protein, which produces MTGTTCAVTQAYEEYLAFTEERLCGRCLPCLTAAPLIIDIFRRLRQGTATSADIDQLEKICAEVFITALCKHGQKAVEKISRVISDYRTTFETHARDKRCPERSCEKLLQYAINPGRCTGCGKCREICPAGAIVGEPFIPFRTDNHPYVIIRNRCTRCGLCLTVCEEKAIEVA; this is translated from the coding sequence ATGACCGGCACAACCTGTGCGGTGACGCAAGCGTACGAGGAGTACCTGGCCTTTACCGAGGAGCGGCTGTGCGGGCGCTGCCTTCCCTGCCTAACTGCGGCCCCGTTGATTATCGATATTTTTCGGCGCTTGCGGCAGGGTACCGCAACGTCCGCGGATATTGACCAACTGGAGAAGATCTGCGCCGAGGTTTTTATCACGGCGCTCTGTAAACACGGGCAAAAAGCGGTAGAGAAAATCTCACGGGTTATTAGTGACTACCGCACAACTTTTGAAACGCACGCGCGGGATAAGCGCTGCCCGGAACGCTCCTGTGAGAAGTTACTGCAGTACGCAATTAATCCCGGGCGTTGCACCGGGTGCGGTAAATGCCGGGAGATTTGCCCCGCAGGAGCGATTGTTGGCGAGCCCTTTATCCCCTTCCGGACGGATAACCATCCTTACGTGATCATCAGGAATAGGTGTACGCGCTGTGGTTTGTGCCTGACAGTTTGCGAAGAAAAGGCGATAGAAGTGGCCTGA
- a CDS encoding NADH-quinone oxidoreductase subunit NuoF produces the protein MALEALAKKLAAERAQVQKKVKVCMGTGCMGGGAEEIFRAFQEEVERQGLEAKVVPVGCQGFCQGGPIVSVEPYQFFLNKVSVFDVPKIVDIALRRGGELPQHFYRDPETGMVCRRKKDMPFYRYQTRIAMKDLGEINPMDIEDYIAVGGYLALAKALTEMHPEEVIEEVKKSGLRGRGGAGFPTGRKWEGARRAPGEKKYVICNGDEGDPGAFMDRSIMEGNPHSVLEGMLICAYAIGSDEGYIYVRAEYPLAVKRLELAIEQAKERGLLGERILGTNFNFDLHVKKGAGAFICGESTTLMISIEGKRPAPRVTPPRSVEQGLWGMPTCLNNVETFANIPAIILNGGDWYAQYGTEGSKGTKAFCITGKTRNTGLIEVPMGMTLKEVVFKVGGGVMGEGKFKAVQTGGPSGGCIPDAYIDASVDFESLTRLGSMMGSGGMVVVDDRTCMVDFARFFLSFTQRESCGKCPPCRIGTYEMLQILDRIVAGKGEEGDIERLEAIGRMVKKTSLCGLGQSAPNPVLSTIKYFRAEYEAHIRQKHCPAGACTSLGNYVIDEDCVLCGLCQQSCPYGAVLEERDRFYIENTLCQKCGTCIAVCPTGCIRVEPGVKEEAV, from the coding sequence ATGGCGCTTGAGGCCTTGGCAAAGAAATTGGCGGCTGAGCGGGCACAGGTTCAAAAAAAAGTCAAAGTCTGCATGGGCACCGGCTGTATGGGCGGCGGGGCGGAGGAGATTTTCCGGGCTTTTCAAGAGGAGGTAGAACGCCAGGGATTGGAGGCAAAGGTGGTCCCGGTAGGGTGCCAGGGCTTCTGCCAGGGCGGGCCAATTGTATCTGTAGAGCCTTACCAGTTCTTCTTGAACAAGGTTTCAGTTTTTGACGTTCCCAAAATAGTCGATATTGCCCTTCGTCGTGGTGGTGAGCTCCCGCAACATTTTTACCGTGATCCGGAGACGGGAATGGTCTGCCGCCGGAAAAAGGATATGCCCTTTTACCGTTACCAGACGCGGATCGCCATGAAGGATCTTGGCGAAATTAACCCGATGGACATTGAGGACTACATTGCCGTTGGGGGTTATCTCGCTCTGGCTAAGGCGCTTACCGAAATGCATCCGGAAGAAGTGATAGAAGAGGTCAAGAAGTCGGGACTGAGGGGACGCGGCGGTGCAGGTTTTCCTACGGGGAGGAAGTGGGAAGGGGCGCGCCGGGCACCGGGGGAGAAGAAATACGTCATCTGTAACGGCGACGAGGGCGACCCGGGGGCCTTTATGGACCGCTCGATTATGGAGGGAAACCCGCACTCCGTCCTAGAAGGAATGTTAATCTGCGCTTATGCCATTGGTTCCGATGAAGGCTATATCTATGTTCGCGCTGAGTACCCCTTGGCGGTTAAGCGCCTTGAGCTCGCTATAGAGCAGGCCAAGGAACGCGGCCTTTTAGGCGAACGGATCCTCGGCACTAACTTCAACTTCGACCTGCACGTGAAGAAAGGCGCGGGCGCGTTCATCTGCGGTGAGTCAACGACGCTGATGATTTCCATCGAGGGGAAGCGCCCTGCACCGCGGGTAACCCCGCCCCGGTCAGTCGAACAGGGGTTATGGGGAATGCCAACCTGTCTCAATAATGTAGAGACCTTCGCCAACATTCCGGCTATTATTCTGAACGGTGGCGATTGGTACGCGCAGTACGGTACCGAGGGGTCCAAGGGGACGAAGGCCTTTTGTATCACGGGAAAGACGCGTAACACCGGGCTGATTGAGGTGCCAATGGGGATGACCCTTAAGGAAGTTGTTTTTAAAGTAGGCGGCGGTGTTATGGGGGAAGGGAAGTTCAAGGCGGTTCAGACCGGCGGCCCGTCTGGCGGGTGTATTCCTGATGCGTATATCGACGCGTCGGTCGATTTCGAATCGCTCACGCGGCTCGGGTCGATGATGGGTTCCGGTGGGATGGTAGTGGTTGACGACAGAACCTGTATGGTTGATTTTGCCCGGTTTTTCTTGTCTTTTACCCAGCGTGAGTCTTGCGGCAAGTGCCCGCCCTGCCGGATCGGCACTTACGAGATGCTCCAGATACTCGACCGGATTGTAGCCGGCAAAGGAGAAGAGGGGGATATTGAGCGTCTCGAGGCGATCGGGCGGATGGTGAAAAAAACATCACTCTGTGGTTTGGGACAGAGCGCGCCGAATCCGGTACTTTCGACTATCAAGTATTTTCGGGCGGAATACGAGGCGCACATCCGCCAGAAGCACTGTCCGGCCGGTGCTTGCACCAGCCTTGGTAACTATGTAATCGATGAAGATTGCGTTCTCTGCGGCCTCTGCCAGCAGAGCTGTCCCTACGGTGCGGTACTGGAGGAGCGGGACCGCTTTTACATTGAAAACACCCTGTGTCAAAAGTGCGGCACGTGTATCGCGGTCTGCCCGACAGGCTGCATCCGCGTTGAACCGGGGGTAAAGGAGGAGGCGGTATGA
- the nuoE gene encoding NADH-quinone oxidoreductase subunit NuoE has protein sequence MTSIEARAREITARYRGKEGVLVHILEDLQEEFGYLPEEALAVVAAERGLSLAEIYGVASFYARFYFTPRGKNIIRVCTGTACHVRGASRVLAKLEEGLGLKCGETSPDLKYTLETVSCVGCCALAPVVVVNERTQQVLDPGKVLSVLKKE, from the coding sequence ATGACCAGCATTGAGGCGCGTGCCCGGGAAATTACGGCGCGGTACAGAGGAAAAGAGGGCGTTTTGGTTCACATCTTAGAGGACCTGCAGGAGGAGTTTGGCTATCTGCCGGAAGAGGCTCTGGCTGTGGTGGCTGCAGAGCGCGGTCTCTCCCTGGCGGAAATTTACGGGGTGGCCTCATTTTACGCGCGTTTCTACTTTACACCGCGGGGCAAGAATATCATCCGGGTCTGCACGGGCACGGCTTGTCACGTCCGGGGTGCATCCCGTGTGCTGGCGAAGCTCGAAGAAGGATTGGGCCTTAAGTGCGGTGAGACGTCACCAGATTTGAAATACACACTCGAGACAGTTAGTTGTGTAGGATGCTGCGCTTTGGCTCCCGTGGTAGTTGTGAATGAGCGGACGCAACAGGTGCTCGACCCTGGTAAGGTTCTGTCGGTTCTGAAAAAGGAGTGA
- a CDS encoding AAA family ATPase yields the protein MRGIKIAVSGKGGAGKTTLAAALIRAYAATHRRVYAVDADPDASLALALGLSPEEAAEIRPVIALKDRIREVMGGEGEFFRLNPELGKVLDDFCYRLDNILFIRMGELKKAGTSCYCRENAFLNALVSALLLERDEVVVMDMPAGIEHLSRGTARGVDVMVIVTEPNERSIHTARLVEKLAAEIGVPWIIVVGNKVRSPDEAAKVAAAFPGKVKGVLPFDEMTYQGGEPGGEFLTAVAKLKDVLEGERKDDDQH from the coding sequence GTGCGGGGAATAAAGATTGCGGTTTCCGGTAAAGGCGGGGCGGGCAAGACGACCCTGGCGGCGGCTTTAATCCGGGCGTACGCGGCTACCCACCGGCGGGTCTACGCCGTAGATGCCGACCCTGATGCCTCACTGGCGCTGGCCCTTGGGCTTTCGCCGGAAGAGGCGGCGGAAATCCGGCCGGTTATTGCGCTTAAAGACCGGATCCGGGAGGTAATGGGCGGCGAAGGGGAGTTTTTCCGGCTGAACCCGGAGTTGGGCAAGGTGCTCGACGATTTCTGTTACCGACTGGACAACATTCTCTTTATTCGCATGGGAGAGCTAAAGAAGGCGGGGACGAGCTGTTATTGCCGGGAGAATGCCTTCCTGAACGCGCTGGTTAGCGCGCTGCTTCTCGAACGGGACGAGGTAGTGGTGATGGATATGCCGGCAGGGATTGAGCATCTTTCCCGTGGAACGGCGCGCGGCGTGGACGTGATGGTGATTGTTACTGAGCCCAACGAGCGAAGCATCCATACCGCTAGGCTGGTGGAAAAGCTGGCCGCGGAGATTGGTGTGCCATGGATCATCGTGGTTGGCAATAAGGTGCGGTCACCGGACGAAGCGGCCAAGGTTGCGGCTGCTTTCCCCGGAAAGGTAAAGGGGGTACTTCCATTCGATGAAATGACCTACCAGGGCGGGGAGCCTGGGGGTGAATTTTTGACGGCAGTGGCAAAGCTGAAAGACGTGCTTGAAGGAGAGCGAAAAGACGATGACCAGCATTGA